The Parambassis ranga chromosome 14, fParRan2.1, whole genome shotgun sequence genome includes a window with the following:
- the ddx52 gene encoding putative ATP-dependent RNA helicase DDX52, producing MDAFELFRKLGTGAKFDLKRFGQDAARFKVARPQTGEASSDRLSSIDYFGTGSANRSQSWTPREAEDEEEEEDGGEEYVDESEDCGEGGKRKHKEADKDLKTKKKKKAKTNQVEVEAGMGPLKEAEGNGITWTSSLANKIKDSQGDGKEKSSLKKLKHLHREKVNRILSQHRINVHGSDIPDPLCTFEELQSEYRLNPRVLQNLRDAGLNSPTPIQMQAIPLMMHGRELLACAPTGSGKTLAFGLPLLAHLQQPANLGFRAVIISPTRELATQTYRELLRLSEGVGFRVHMIDKASMAAKKYGPQSSKKYDILVSTPNRLVFLLKQDPPAIDLSSVEWLVVDESDKLFEDGKTGFREQLAAIFLACSSAKVRRAFFSATCTPGVEQWCRLNLDNLVTVNIGHRNAAVETVEQQLLFVGTEDGKLVAMRDIIKKGFLPPMLVFVQSIDRARELFHELVYEGINVDVIHADRTQQQRDNVVNSFRSGKIWVLICTSLLARGIDFKGVNLVLNYDFPTSAVEYIHRIGRTGRAGHQGKAVTFFTENDKPLLRSIANVIKQAGCPVPDYMIGFKKIHSKVKRNLEKKPPKRTTICTTPRFLMKKKGKVQKKGVKQSSDGEQKGETGSLTAAQQQRGDKKRTKGQGPKKRHEPQAEGKTEKHKKVSQKTGSVTSGVKLKKKKGKKNEPKED from the exons ATGGACGCTTTCGAGTTGTTTCGGAAGCTCGGAACAGGAGCTAAATTTGACCTGAAGAGGTTTGGACAAGACGCAGCCCGGTTTAAG GTGGCCAGACCTCAAACAGGAGAAGCGTCCTCGGATCGTCTTTCTTCCATCGATTACTTTGGCACAGGGTCTGCCAATAGATCCCAGAGTTGGACTCCCAGAGaagcagaggatgaagaggaagaagaggatggaggagaagagTATGTGGATGAAAGTGAAGATTGTGGAGAGGGGGGTAAAAGGAAGCACAAAGAAGCGGACAAAGACCTGAAgaccaaaaagaagaaaaaggcgAAAACCAATCAGGTGGAGGTAGAAG CGGGTATGGGACCACTGAAGGAAGCAGAGGGAAACGGCATCACCTGGACATCCTCATTGGCCAATAAGATCAAGGACTCTCAGGGTGATGGAAAAGAGAAATCCTCACTAAAGAAGCTAAAGCATCTTCATCGGGAAAAG gtgAATCGTATTCTCTCTCAACATCGCATCAACGTGCATGGCTCTGACATCCCCGACCCATTATGCACATTTGAGGAGCTGCAGTCTGAGTATCGCCTCAACCCGCGTGTCCTGCAGAACCTCAGAGACGCAGGGCTAAACTCCCCAACACCGATACAGATGCAGGCAATCCCGCTCATGATGCAT GGTCGGGAGCTTCTGGCTTGTGCTCCCACAGGATCCGGAAAGACGCTGGCTTTTGGCCTCCCGCTGCTCGcccacctgcagcagccagccAACCTGGGCTTCAGAGCGGTGATCATCTCCCCGACCAGAGAACTGGCCACCCAG acctacAGAGAGCTGCTCCGCCTATCAGAGGGAGTTGGGTTCAGAGTTCACATGATTGACAAAGCTTCCATGGCAGCCAAGAAATATGGACCACAGTCAAGCAAAAAATATG ATATACTCGTCAGTACTCCAAACAGACTCGTCTTTCTTCTCAAACAGGATCCTCCTGCTATTGACCTCAGCAG TGTGGAGTGGCTGGTTGTTGATGAGTCTGATAAGTTGTTTGAAGACGGCAAGACGGGCTTCAGGGAGCAGCTAGCCGCCATTTTTCTAGCCTGTTCTAGTGCAAAGGTGCGCAGGGCTTTCTTCAGTGCCACCTGCACTCCAGGGGTAGAACAGTGGTGCCGTCTGAATCTCGACAACCTTGTGACAGTCAACATAGGACACAG AAATGCAGCAGTGGAGACAGTTGaacaacagctgctgtttgttggaaCAGAGGATGGCAAACTTGTGGCCATGAGAGATATCATTAAAAAG GGCTTCCTTCCTCCCATGCTCGTGTTCGTTCAGTCTATTGACAGAGCACGGGAGCTTTTCCATGAGCTGGTATATGAAGGCATCAATGTGGACGTTATACATGCAGAccgcacacagcagcag AGAGACAACGTGGTCAACAGTTTTCGCTCTGGtaaaatctgggtgttgatttGCACGTCTCTGCTCGCCAGAGGAATCGACTTCAAAGGAGTGAACCTCGTGCTGAACTATGATTTTCCCACAAGCGCTGTGGAGTACATCCACCGAATTG GTCGTACTGGTAGAGCTGGACATCAGGGGAAGGCCGTCACCTTCTTCACAGAGAATGACAAACCACTGTTACGCAG CATCGCTAATGTTATAAAACAAGCTGGCTGTCCGGTACCTGACTACATGATCGGCTTCAAGAAGATACACAG tAAAGTAAAGCGGAACCTTGAGAAGAAACCTCCCAAGAGAACCACAATTTGTACGACTCCCCGCTTCTTAATGAAGAAAAAGGGCAAAGTTCAGAAGAAAGGAGTGAAACAATCTTCAGATGGAGAACAGAAAGGAGAAACTGGATCTCTCACAGCGGCACAGCAACAGAGAGGGGACAAAAAGAGGACAAAAGGACAGGGACCTAAGAAAAGACATGAACCACAGGCTGAAgggaagacagaaaaacacaagaagGTGTCACAGAAAACAGGATCTGTTACTTCAGGAGTCAAATTGAAAAA GAAAAAGGGGAAGAAAAATGAGCCAAAGGAGGACTAG
- the heatr6 gene encoding HEAT repeat-containing protein 6 — translation MAAPTGLLAPALGCRDVPAFRAVALSAEAAPFTPMAADGWQTSPPSDADKLFSRCAAKLRTLRGDSGQLKEDLNLLFDQLLSENYNKNIDPNINIRPEDVCILLERASCLVPLSQEHLVIKFCQLVHRLLNQLKVIMDEQTLDVLATYTVRALRVCSTWTHSDVLLALSTVVYGNGPQCHKHLSDLMDEDGVLLKYSCTSQSNVELRRVALTCMANICLRFPGQPPLDDQYRNVCFRVFLKTLQSSQPPDTDEVFYCMLLQTALKGLQCCLSGGKWKLGGGEELGSMLAALKRLMFHGTPGVSVEWPAVLYPAPLPQYEGPSAPKPAEPPTSSEPPKDAAPPGKSSVKKKRKSKGKGKNTKTEESKEEDRGEEHREAEPAFQKGGKTEGGRGEGETIPKSSASFLYPSWKRNCSDSEFSDVEGNAQCKLRFNHGRVRQGALQCLLAAVKAVEKRTLYGYWSSFIPDSPIGGPRPLTLFTIILKDPSPKLRLCALQVLCAMLDGSRQFLAVAEDTASPRTSYTPFSFMLATTIRELHRTLSLALMTETSSQTLTQVIKCLAFLVANAPYHRLRPGLLSMLWKQMRPYVRYRDVNVHVSVLTFYGALVTTQAPLPEVQLLLQQPDGGGSSSNTGLFTPQDSALSWRQRDKVSSPSRTPLAHSQRSSCSHSPHVPHTPGEGDSSPPWLLQLCVSLVTQPREDQSDSEGVGGATLEPPPVRLEALQVLTHLVRGYFSLVQTCLPEIGMVTARCLGEKDPSVQLHGAKLLEEFGTGIIQQYRSENNVPESSRIPISQVVEFWSEVLSGPLNEALQNEQHALLQASACVTLSTILPQAFAQLPDKTQLMCITVLLGLIYVEKYVVKAAAVRALGVYILFPCLREDVMFVADTANTILAALDDRCTNVRTKAAWSLGNLTDTLVINMERVGVDFQEELSDMLLLKILQAATRGAADKDRVKCNAVRAIGNLLHFLCQTQMSRAVFQGPLEDAVHALVKTVQSEAVMKVRWNACYALGNAFRNPALPLDSALWSHNAFSALCNVVTSCKNFKVRIKSAAALAAPAQRACYGDVEQFSCVWRSLVTALENSEDTNDFLEYRYSASLRHTLSQALLHLVSVSESKDMPPLGASLASEEGKAIREHLIKYLRAEEGGGGGDIEEAEGEKEEEEGFQKDRIGSLQKSLIRLNGLKAEGEEEKGKEVVVYFIEDLLNTCKAA, via the exons atggcgGCTCCAACCGGGTTGTTAGCACCCGCTCTTGGCTGCCGTGATGTCCCTGCTTTCCGCGCCGTGGCTCTTTCCGCCGAGGCTGCCCCGTTCACGCCCATGGCGGCGGACGGTTGGCAAACCAGCCCTCCATCGGACGCCGACAAGCTGTTTTCACGCTGCGCCGCAAAACTCCGAACCCTTCGGGGAGACTCAGGCCAACTTAAAGAGGACCTCAACCTGCTGTTTGACCAGCTCCTGTCCGaaaactacaacaaaaacatcGACCCGAACATCAACATTCGACCAGAG GATGTGTGTATTCTCCTCGAACGTGCCAGCTGCCTTGTACCACTGAGTCAAGAACATTTAGTCATCAAGTTCTGTCAGCTGGTACACCGTTTACTCAACCAATTAAAG GTAATAATGGACGAACAAACACTGGATGTGTTAGCAACCTATACTGTCAGAGCACTGAGGGTATGCAGCACGTGGACACACTCGGATGTCCTCCTGGCACTCTCCACAGTAGTGTATGGGAATGGACCTCAGTGTCACAAG CACCTCAGTGATTTAATGGATGAAGATGGGGTCCTTTTGAAATATAGCTGTACGTCTCAGTCAAATGTGGAGTTGCGCCGTGTTGCTCTCACCTGTATGGCAAACATCTGTCTCAG GTTTCCAGGTCAACCACCTTTGGATGATCAgtacagaaatgtgtgtttccGAGTGTTCCTGAAAACTCTACAGTCCTCCCAACCTCCAGACACGGATGAGGTCTTCTACTGCATG ctgctccaAACAGCACTAAAAGGACTTCAGTGCTGTCTCTCAGGTGGGAAGTGGAAActtggaggaggggaggagctTGGGTCCATGCTGGCTGCACTTAAG cgcCTCATGTTCCACGGAACTCCAGGTGTGAGTGTTGAGTGGCCAGCTGTGCTTTACCCAGCACCTCTTCCACAGTATGAGGGTCCCTCTGCACCAAAGCCTGCTGAACCCCCAACATCTTCAGAACCACCAAAGGATGCTGCTCCGCCAGGAAAGTCCTCAGTG aagaaaaagaggaaatccaaaggaaaggggaaaaacacaaaaactgaaGAGAGCAAAGAGGAAGATAGAGGGGAagaacacagagaggcagagccTGCATTTCAGAAAGGAGGGAAgacagagggaggcagaggtgAGGGGGAGACCATTCCTAaatcctctgcctcctttctcTACCCATCCTGGAAGAGAAACTGTTCTGACTCAGAGTTTTCGGATGTGGAAGGCAATGCTCAGTGCAAATTAAG atTTAACCATGGTCGTGTGCGTCAGGGAGCCCTGCAGTGTCTGCTGGCAGCAGTCAAAGCAGTAGAGAAGAGGACTCTGTATGGTTACTGGTCCTCCTTCATCCCTGACTCTCCCATAGGGGGACCTCGACCTCTTACTCTCTTTACAATTATACTGAAGGATCCTTCACCAAAG TTGAGGTTGTGTGCGCTCCAGGTGTTGTGTGCGATGCTGGATGGCTCCCGTCAGTTTCTGGCTGTGGCAGAAGATACAGCGTCTCCTCGGACGTCTTACACCCCCTTCTCCTTCATGCTGGCTACTACTATCAGAGAGCTACACCGCACTCTTAGTTTAGCTTTGATGACGGAGACCTCATcgcaaacactcacacaggtcATCAAG TGCCTGGCCTTCCTAGTGGCCAATGCTCCCTATCATCGTTTGAGACCTGGTCTGCTCAGCATGCTCTGGAAGCAGATGCGTCCATATGTGCGATACAGAG ATGTGAATGTCCACGTCTCAGTCCTCACATTTTATGGGGCTCTAGTGACGACTCAGGCTCCTCTCCCTGAGgtgcagcttctccttcagcAGCCAGATGGCGGTGGCAGCAGTAGCAACACCGGTTTGTTCACGCCGCAAGActctgctctcagctggagacagagagacaaggtGTCCTCACCCTCTCGTACACCACTCGCACACTCCCAGCGGAGCTCGTGCTCACACTCCCCTCACGTTCCTCACACACCAGGGGAGGGGGACAGCAGCCCACcatggctgctgcagctgtgtgtgtcactagTGACTCAGCCCAGAGAGGACCAGTCAGACAGTGAGGGAGTGGGAGGAGCTACGTTGGAGCCCCCGCCTGTTCGACTAGAAGCTCTACAG gtccTTACTCACCTGGTGCGTGGCTACTTCTCTTTAGTCCAAACATGTCTGCCTGAAATTGGGATGGTGACCGCTCGCTGCCTTGGGGAGAAGGACCCTTCTGTTCAACTGCATGGAGCAAAG TTATTGGAAGAGTTTGGTACAGGAATAATCCAGCAGTACCGATCAGAGAACAATGTGCCCGAGAGCTCAAGAATCCCTATAAGCCAA GTAGTAGAGTTTTGGTCTGAAGTGTTGAGTGGCCCGCTGAACGAAGCACTACAGAACGAACAACATGCTTTGCTGCAGGCCAGTGCCTGCGTCACGCTCTCCACCATCCTGCCGCAGGCCTTCGCACAGCTTCCT GACAAGACCCAGCTGATGTGCATCACCGTGCTGCTGGGGCTGATCTACGTTGAAAAATATGTTGTGAAGGCTGCAGCTGTCAGGGCTTTGGGAGTCTACATACTGTTCCCCTGTTTGAGAGAG GATGTAATGTTTGTGGCAGATACTGCAAACACAATTCTTGCTGCCCTTGATGATCGATGCACAAATGTTCGTACCAAGGCTGCTTGGTCCCTTGGAAACCTCACAGATACACTTGTCATTAATAT GGAAAGAGTGGGTGTGGATTTCCAGGAAGAGTTAtcagacatgctgctgctcaAGATTTTGCAGGCAGCCACCCGAGGAGCGGCCGACaaagacaga gtGAAGTGTAATGCAGTGAGAGCAATCGGAAATCTGCTTCATTTCCTGTGTCAGACTCAGATGAGCCGGGCCGTGTTTCAGGGCCCACTGGAAGATGCAGTGCATGCTCTTGTTAAAACCGTCCAATCAGAGGCTGtaatgaaggtcagatggaacGCATGTTACGCTTTGGGAAATGCTTTCCGAAACCCTGCCTTGCCACTTG ACTCAGCCCTGTGGTCTCACAACGcattctctgctctctgtaatGTTGTTACTTCCTGCAAGAACTTTAAAGTGCGGATCAAATCTGCTGCTGCCTTGGCAGCTCCTGCCCAACGGGCCTGTTACGGGGACGTCGAGCAGTTTAGCTGTGTGTGGCGCTCTCTGGTCACAGCACTTGAGAACAGTGAAGACACAAATGACTTCTTAGAGTATCGCTACAGTGCCAGCCTGCggcacacactctcacaggcTCTCCTACACCTGGTCAGTGTCAGTGAGTCAAAGGATATGCCCCCCCTTGGAGCATCACTAGCCAGCGAGGAGGGGAAGGCCATCAGGGAGCATTTGATCAAGTATCTCAGAgcggaggaaggaggaggtggaggagatatagaggaggcagagggagaaaaagaggaggaggagggtttccAGAAGGACAGAATTGGAAGTCTGCAAAAGAGTCTGATCAGACTGAATGGGCTGAaggctgagggggaggaggagaagggtaaGGAGGTGGTGGTCTATTTCATAGAAGATTTGttaaacacctgcaaagcagcTTGA
- the LOC114445800 gene encoding serine/arginine-rich splicing factor 1B-like, whose translation MSSGVVRGPAGTNDCRIYVGNLPPDIRSKDVEDLFYKYGSIRDIDLKNRRGGPPFAFVQFEDPRDAEDAVYGRDGYDYDGYRLRVEFPRSGRGAMGPPRGRYGPPSRRSDNRVVVSGLPSSGSWQDLKDHMREAGDVCYADVFRDGTGVVEFVRKEDMTYAVRKLDNTKFRSHEGETAYIRVKMDGPRSPSYGRSRSHSRSRSRSKSGSRSYSPRRSRGSPRYSPRRSRSRSRT comes from the exons ATGTCTAGCGGTGTCGTTCGAGGACCAGCGGGGACCAACGACTGTCGGATATACGTGGGCAATCTCCCCCCAGATATCCGTTCAAAGGACGTGGaagatttattttacaaatacGGATCTATTCGTGATATTGATCTAAAAAACCGCAGAGGAGGACCGCCGTTTGCCTTTGTGCAGTTCGAGGACCCGAG GGATGCTGAGGATGCCGTTTATGGACGTGATGGTTATGACTATGACGGCTACAGACTGCGTGTTGAGTTTCCTAGAAGTGGAAGGGGAGCAATGGGACCCCCAAGGGGAAGATATGGCCCCCCATCCCGACGCTCTGACAACAGGGTTGTTGTGTCAG GTCTTCCATCCAGTGGGAGCTGGCAGGACCTGAAGGATCACATGCGAGAGGCAGGTGATGTATGTTATGCTGATGTATTCCGTGATGGCACCGGAGTGGTGGAGTTTGTACGCAAAGAAGACATGACCTACGCTGTCCGTAAATTGGATAACACCAAGTTTCGCTCTCATGAG GGAGAGACGGCCTACATTCGTGTGAAGATGGATGGTCCACGGAGCCCCAGCTATGGTCGCTCTCGCTCACATAGCCGCAGTCGAAGCCGTAGCAAGAGTGGTTCTCGCAGCTACTCCCCACGTCGCAGCAGAGGGTCTCCACGTTACTCTCCCCGGCGTTCTCGCTCCCGTTCTCGCACCTAG
- the dynll2b gene encoding dynein, light chain, LC8-type 2b gives MSEKKAVIKNADMSDEMQQDAVDCAMQAMEKYNIEKDIAAYVKKEFDKKYNPTWHCIVGRNFGSYVTHETKHFIYFYLGQVAILLFKSG, from the exons ATGTCTGAGAAAAAGGCAGTGATAAAGAATGCAGACATGTCTGATGAAATGCAGCAGGACGCAGTGGACTGTGCCATGCAGGCCATGGAAAAGTACAACATTGAGAAGGATATTGCTGCCTATGTCAAAAAG GAGTTTGATAAGAAGTATAACCCCACATGGCACTGCATTGTTGGGAGGAACTTTGGCAGTTACGTGACACACGAGACAAAGCACTTCATCTATTTCTACTTGGGTCAAGTCGCTATTCTGCTGTTCAAGTCGGGCTAA
- the LOC114445799 gene encoding serine/arginine-rich splicing factor 1: MSMSGGGVIRGPAGSNDCRIYVGNLPPDIRSKDVEDVFYKYGSIRDIDLKNRRGGPPFAFVEFEDPRDAEDAVYGRDGYDYDGYRLRVEFPRSGRGGGRGGGGGSLGNSRGRYGPPSRRSENRVIVSGLPPSGSWQDLKDHMREAGDVCYADVYRDGTGVVEFVRKEDMTYAVRKLDNTKFRSHEGETAYIRVKMDGPRSPSYDRSQSRSRSRSRSKSGSRSYSPHRSRGSPRYSPRHSRSRSRT, translated from the exons ATGAGCATGTCTGGCGGAGGTGTGATTAGAGGACCGGCGGGGAGTAACGACTGTCGGATATACGTAGGGAATCTCCCTCCTGACATCCGCAGCAAAGACGTCGAGGACGTGTTTTACAAATACGGGTCTATTCGGGATATTGATCTGAAAAACCGAAGAGGAGGACCGCCCTTCGCCTTCGTGGAGTTTGAAGACCCGAG GGATGCAGAAGATGCTGTTTATGGACGTGATGGTTATGACTACGATGGCTACCGCCTGCGCGTTGAGTTCCCTCGAAGTGGACGTGGGGGTGGcaggggaggaggtggtggatcTTTGGGAAACTCAAGGGGAAGGTACGGCCCCCCGTCACGGCGCTCCGAGAACAGGGTTATAGTCTCAG gtCTTCCACCCAGTGGGAGCTGGCAGGACCTGAAGGATCACATGCGAGAGGCAGGTGATGTATGTTATGCTGATGTGTACCGTGATGGCACCGGAGTGGTGGAGTTTGTACGCAAAGAAGACATGACCTACGCTGTCCGTAAATTGGATAACACCAAGTTTCGCTCTCATGAG ggAGAGACGGCCTACATTCGTGTGAAGATGGACGGTCCTCGCAGCCCCAGCTATGATCGCTCGCAGTCTCGTAGCCGCAGTCGGAGCAGGAGTAAGAGTGGCTCCCGGAGCTACTCTCCACATCGCAGCAGAGGATCTCCGCGTTACTCTCCACGGCACTCCCGTTCCCGCTCCCGCACCTAG